One genomic window of Corynebacterium massiliense DSM 45435 includes the following:
- the glgA gene encoding glycogen synthase, translating into MRAGIFTREYPPEVYGGAGVHVAELTRHLRQLVDVDVHCWGEPRTEAGVTAHAADPELAGANPALRTLSTGLRMADAASEIDVAHSHTWYAGLAGHLAGTLYGVPHVVTAHSLEPHRPWKREQLGGGYDVSSWSEKNAMVNADAIIAVSRGMKNAIVDAYPDIDEDKIHVVLNGIDTQVWQPRHGTYLDSLGVDRSRPIVAFVGRITQQKGVEHLLKAARSFHPDTQLILCAGAPDTPEIKGRVEKLVATLQAERDGVWWIQEMLDKDRVQQVYTAADVFVCPSIYEPLGIVNLEAMACGTAVVASDVGGIPEVVSDGDTGRLVHYDASHPAEFEERLAGAVNDVVSQSGLTEKMGTLGRARAIDNFSWSTIATQTLNVYESLM; encoded by the coding sequence ATGAGAGCGGGAATCTTTACGCGGGAGTATCCACCTGAGGTCTACGGCGGCGCCGGCGTCCACGTCGCGGAGCTCACCCGGCATCTGCGCCAGCTTGTCGATGTCGACGTTCACTGCTGGGGAGAGCCCCGCACCGAGGCCGGGGTCACCGCCCACGCCGCGGACCCGGAACTAGCCGGGGCTAATCCCGCTCTGCGCACGCTGTCGACGGGCCTGCGCATGGCGGACGCGGCGAGCGAGATCGACGTCGCTCACTCACACACGTGGTACGCGGGCCTGGCCGGCCACTTGGCGGGCACACTCTACGGCGTGCCCCACGTGGTCACTGCCCACTCGCTCGAGCCGCACCGCCCGTGGAAGCGCGAGCAGCTCGGCGGCGGCTACGACGTGTCGTCGTGGTCGGAGAAGAACGCGATGGTAAACGCTGACGCGATTATCGCTGTTTCGCGCGGCATGAAGAACGCGATTGTCGATGCCTACCCGGACATCGATGAAGACAAAATCCACGTGGTGCTCAACGGCATCGACACGCAAGTGTGGCAGCCGCGCCACGGCACCTACCTCGACTCGCTCGGCGTCGACCGCTCCCGCCCCATTGTCGCCTTCGTCGGGCGCATCACCCAGCAAAAGGGCGTCGAGCACTTGCTCAAGGCCGCGCGCTCTTTCCACCCGGACACCCAGCTCATCTTGTGCGCCGGCGCCCCCGACACCCCGGAGATCAAGGGCCGAGTGGAAAAGCTCGTGGCCACCCTGCAGGCCGAACGCGATGGCGTGTGGTGGATTCAGGAAATGCTAGACAAAGACCGCGTGCAGCAGGTCTACACCGCCGCCGACGTGTTCGTGTGCCCGTCCATCTACGAGCCGCTGGGCATCGTCAACCTGGAGGCCATGGCGTGCGGCACCGCCGTCGTCGCCTCCGATGTCGGCGGCATCCCCGAGGTGGTCAGCGACGGCGACACCGGGCGGCTCGTCCACTACGACGCGTCCCACCCTGCGGAATTTGAAGAGCGCCTCGCCGGGGCTGTGAATGACGTAGTAAGCCAAAGTGGCCTGACTGAGAAGATGGGTACACTCGGGCGCGCACGAGCGATAGACAACTTTAGTTGGAGTACTATCGCCACTCAGACTTTGAACGTGTACGAATCGTTGATGTAG
- the folP gene encoding dihydropteroate synthase — protein MTDLPRVMAIINRTPDSFYDKGATFGLDDAVRRAGEAVASGATILDVGGVKAGPGTAVDAAEEIDRVVPAIAAMHERFPDVLISVDTWRSGVAAAAVEAGAGLVNDTWAGWDPQLVEVAGHYRVGYVCSHTGGITPRTRPHRVHYDDVVADVIAETTRAAEHAAGLGCPPELTFIDPTHDFGKNTWHGLELLRRVDELVATGWPVLMALSNKDFVGETLDRGIDKRVPGTLAATAWAAERGVAAFRAHEVAETADIIQMIAAIRGDIPPLATTRGLA, from the coding sequence ATGACCGATCTGCCGCGGGTCATGGCGATCATCAATCGCACCCCGGACTCCTTCTACGACAAGGGCGCGACCTTCGGGCTCGACGACGCGGTGCGCCGCGCCGGGGAGGCGGTAGCGAGCGGCGCGACGATTCTCGATGTCGGCGGCGTCAAGGCCGGTCCCGGTACCGCGGTGGACGCCGCGGAGGAGATCGACCGCGTCGTGCCGGCGATCGCGGCGATGCACGAGCGCTTCCCGGACGTGCTCATCTCCGTCGACACGTGGCGCTCCGGGGTGGCCGCGGCGGCGGTGGAGGCCGGCGCCGGCTTAGTCAACGACACCTGGGCGGGCTGGGACCCGCAGTTGGTGGAGGTCGCTGGCCACTACCGCGTCGGGTACGTCTGCTCGCACACCGGGGGCATCACCCCGCGCACCCGCCCGCACCGCGTGCACTACGACGACGTGGTGGCCGACGTCATCGCGGAAACCACGCGCGCCGCCGAGCACGCGGCCGGTCTGGGCTGCCCGCCGGAGCTCACGTTCATCGACCCGACCCACGACTTCGGCAAAAACACCTGGCACGGGCTCGAGCTCCTGCGCCGGGTCGACGAGCTCGTGGCCACCGGCTGGCCGGTGCTCATGGCGCTGTCCAACAAGGACTTCGTGGGCGAGACGCTGGACCGGGGCATCGACAAGCGCGTGCCCGGCACGCTCGCGGCGACGGCGTGGGCGGCCGAGCGCGGGGTGGCGGCCTTCCGCGCCCACGAGGTGGCGGAAACTGCCGATATAATCCAAATGATTGCCGCGATCCGCGGTGACATCCCGCCGCTGGCGACGACGAGAGGGCTGGCATAG
- a CDS encoding DUF3117 domain-containing protein produces MAAMKPRTTGGPMEAVEESRKIVMRIPSEGGGRIVLELSHDEAAELGSLLTEVTG; encoded by the coding sequence ATGGCAGCAATGAAACCGCGGACCACCGGTGGCCCCATGGAGGCGGTCGAGGAATCGCGCAAGATTGTCATGCGCATTCCTTCCGAGGGCGGTGGACGCATTGTCCTCGAGCTCAGCCACGACGAGGCGGCGGAGCTTGGTTCTTTGCTCACGGAAGTGACCGGTTAG
- a CDS encoding TIGR00730 family Rossman fold protein: MAPDVNHNRTLRGPLLLRSDGEQESTFDQRLLESGADHEWQHADPWRVLRIQGEFVAGFDALSKLPKAVTVFGSARTPEGDRYYQLAVELGRALAQAEYAVITGGGPGIMEAANRGATEGDGMSIGLGIELPFEQGLNEYVDLGINFRYFFARKTMFLKYSQAFVCLPGGMGTMDEFFEVACMVQTGKVTNYPIVLLGSDYWSGLVDWMTNTLAESGYINREDLDLFLTTDSVDEAVSHIKKAHAIMSDKRVKDHS, from the coding sequence ATGGCCCCGGACGTCAACCACAACCGCACCCTGCGCGGCCCGCTTCTTCTGCGCAGCGACGGCGAGCAGGAATCGACCTTCGACCAGCGCCTGCTGGAATCCGGCGCGGACCACGAATGGCAGCACGCCGATCCGTGGCGCGTCCTGCGCATCCAGGGCGAGTTCGTCGCCGGCTTCGACGCGCTGTCCAAGCTGCCGAAGGCCGTCACCGTCTTCGGCTCGGCCCGCACCCCGGAAGGCGACCGTTACTACCAGCTCGCCGTGGAGCTGGGCCGCGCGCTGGCGCAGGCCGAATACGCCGTCATTACCGGCGGCGGGCCCGGCATCATGGAGGCGGCTAACCGCGGCGCCACCGAGGGCGACGGCATGTCCATCGGGCTGGGCATCGAGCTGCCCTTCGAGCAGGGGCTTAACGAGTACGTCGACTTAGGGATCAACTTCCGCTACTTCTTCGCTCGCAAGACGATGTTCCTCAAGTACTCCCAGGCGTTCGTGTGCCTGCCGGGCGGCATGGGCACGATGGACGAGTTCTTCGAGGTCGCCTGCATGGTCCAGACCGGCAAGGTGACCAACTACCCGATCGTGCTGTTGGGCTCGGACTACTGGTCCGGGCTGGTGGACTGGATGACAAACACCCTGGCCGAAAGCGGCTACATTAATCGTGAGGATCTCGACCTGTTCCTCACCACCGACTCGGTGGACGAGGCGGTCAGCCACATTAAAAAGGCTCACGCCATCATGTCGGACAAGCGGGTGAAAGACCACTCATGA
- the glgC gene encoding glucose-1-phosphate adenylyltransferase, producing the protein MKSQPNVLAIVLAGGEGKRLFPLTEDRAKPAVPFGGSYRLIDFVLSNLVNAGFYKIAVLTQYKSHSLDRHISQAWNLSGPIPQYIASVPAQQRRGKRWYNGSADAILQSLNLIYDERPDYVIVFGADHVYRMDPRQMVDEHIESGKACSVAGIRVPRAEAHAFGCIQADADGTITEFVEKPADPPATPDDPDSAYASMGNYVFTTDALVEALQRDENFDGSKHDMGGDIIPSFVERGEAHVYDFMSNVVPGATDRDRGYWRDVGTIDSFYDAHMDLISVHPIFNLYNRSWPIHSTDNENLPPAKLVHDGIAQASMVAAGSIVAGGTVRNSVLATDVHVAAGATVESSVLFPGVRVESGAVVRHAILDKNVTVSAGEIVGVDPERDKARFQVSAAGVVVVGKNQVV; encoded by the coding sequence GTGAAGAGCCAGCCGAATGTCCTTGCCATTGTCCTCGCCGGCGGGGAAGGAAAGCGCCTGTTCCCCCTGACCGAAGACCGCGCCAAGCCAGCCGTGCCCTTTGGTGGTTCCTACCGCCTCATCGACTTCGTTTTGTCCAACCTGGTCAACGCCGGTTTCTACAAGATCGCGGTGCTGACTCAGTACAAATCCCACTCGCTCGACCGCCACATCTCCCAGGCCTGGAACCTGTCGGGCCCCATCCCGCAGTACATCGCGTCCGTGCCCGCCCAGCAGCGCCGCGGCAAGCGCTGGTACAACGGCTCCGCTGACGCCATTTTGCAGTCGCTCAACCTCATCTATGACGAGCGCCCCGACTACGTCATCGTCTTCGGCGCCGACCACGTCTACCGGATGGACCCGCGCCAGATGGTCGACGAGCACATCGAATCCGGCAAGGCCTGCTCGGTGGCCGGCATCCGCGTCCCCCGCGCCGAAGCGCACGCGTTCGGCTGCATCCAGGCGGATGCGGATGGCACCATCACCGAGTTCGTGGAAAAGCCCGCCGATCCGCCCGCCACGCCAGATGATCCGGACTCCGCATACGCGTCGATGGGCAACTACGTCTTCACCACCGACGCGCTGGTGGAGGCGCTCCAGCGCGACGAGAACTTCGACGGATCCAAACACGACATGGGCGGCGACATCATCCCGTCATTCGTGGAGCGCGGCGAGGCGCACGTCTACGATTTCATGTCCAACGTGGTGCCCGGGGCCACCGACCGCGACCGCGGGTACTGGCGCGATGTGGGAACCATCGACTCGTTCTACGACGCGCACATGGATCTCATCTCCGTGCACCCGATTTTCAACCTGTACAACCGCAGCTGGCCGATTCACTCCACCGACAATGAGAACCTGCCGCCGGCCAAGCTGGTGCACGATGGCATCGCGCAGGCCTCCATGGTCGCCGCCGGTTCCATCGTCGCCGGCGGCACGGTGCGCAACTCGGTGTTGGCCACCGACGTGCACGTTGCCGCCGGCGCGACGGTGGAAAGCTCCGTGCTGTTTCCGGGCGTGCGCGTGGAAAGCGGGGCGGTGGTCCGCCACGCCATCCTGGATAAGAACGTCACCGTCAGCGCCGGCGAAATCGTCGGCGTGGACCCCGAGCGCGACAAGGCGCGCTTTCAGGTCTCTGCCGCCGGCGTGGTGGTCGTAGGTAAGAACCAGGTGGTCTAG
- a CDS encoding glucosyl-3-phosphoglycerate synthase, whose amino-acid sequence MKVSVVIPALNEEATVADVVRACRADGPAEVLVIDADSQDGTARQAAGAGATVVNWRDPLPDIAPRPGKGESLWRGVHAAGGDIVVFVDADLESAEPGMVRSLIAPFADPDVQMVRAAYRRTFEGKPAGGGRVTELTAKPLLRHFFPELNGINQPLGGEYAVRREAAVQVPFVAGYGVESGLLIDFARRFGADAIAQAQLAPRVHRNRPLSQLTQMADVVSGTILARALERPLEDFDLSERPPLATLA is encoded by the coding sequence ATGAAGGTGTCCGTGGTCATCCCGGCGCTCAATGAGGAAGCAACCGTGGCCGACGTCGTGCGCGCCTGCCGCGCCGACGGCCCCGCCGAGGTGTTGGTCATCGACGCCGACTCGCAGGACGGTACCGCCCGGCAGGCCGCCGGCGCCGGGGCGACGGTGGTCAACTGGCGTGACCCGTTGCCCGACATTGCCCCGCGGCCGGGCAAGGGCGAATCCCTGTGGCGCGGGGTACACGCCGCCGGCGGCGACATCGTCGTCTTCGTCGACGCCGACTTGGAGTCCGCCGAGCCGGGGATGGTCCGCTCGCTCATCGCGCCGTTTGCAGATCCGGACGTGCAGATGGTGCGGGCGGCCTATCGCCGCACCTTTGAGGGCAAACCTGCCGGTGGCGGCCGCGTCACTGAACTTACTGCGAAGCCGCTGCTGCGCCACTTCTTCCCGGAGTTAAACGGCATCAACCAGCCACTTGGCGGCGAGTACGCGGTGCGGCGCGAAGCAGCGGTGCAGGTGCCGTTCGTCGCGGGCTACGGCGTCGAGTCGGGTCTGCTCATCGATTTCGCCCGCCGCTTCGGTGCGGACGCCATCGCCCAGGCGCAGCTCGCCCCGCGTGTGCACCGCAACCGGCCGCTGTCGCAGTTAACCCAGATGGCCGACGTCGTTTCCGGCACCATCCTCGCCCGGGCGCTGGAGCGCCCCTTGGAGGACTTCGACTTAAGCGAGCGCCCGCCGCTTGCGACCCTCGCCTAG
- the sigE gene encoding RNA polymerase sigma factor SigE, with product MDNVTQSSHSGLTGTAAFDAGEGALPSWSELVAEHADGVYRLAYRLAGNQHDAEDLTQETFMRVFRSLDRYEPGTFKGWLHRITTNLFLDMVRHRQKIRMEQLPEDYDRVPGDAATPEEVYSEANLDPALQRALDELSPDFRVAVVLCDVVGMSYEEIAATLGVKMGTVRSRIHRARAQLRDSLEQAARSNAETRTLLRMR from the coding sequence ATGGACAACGTGACTCAGTCAAGCCACTCCGGCCTTACTGGGACCGCCGCGTTCGACGCGGGGGAAGGAGCACTGCCGTCGTGGAGCGAGCTCGTTGCCGAGCACGCCGACGGGGTGTACCGCTTGGCCTACCGGTTGGCCGGCAACCAGCACGACGCGGAGGATCTGACGCAGGAGACCTTCATGCGCGTGTTCCGGTCGCTCGACCGCTACGAGCCCGGCACGTTCAAGGGCTGGCTGCACCGGATCACCACGAACCTGTTTTTGGACATGGTGCGCCACCGGCAAAAGATCCGGATGGAGCAACTGCCGGAGGACTACGACCGCGTCCCCGGGGATGCGGCCACCCCGGAGGAGGTCTACTCCGAGGCGAACCTGGACCCGGCACTTCAGCGCGCGCTGGACGAGCTGAGCCCGGACTTCCGCGTTGCCGTGGTGCTGTGTGACGTGGTGGGGATGAGCTACGAAGAAATCGCGGCGACGCTCGGCGTGAAGATGGGCACGGTTCGCTCGCGTATCCACCGCGCCCGCGCGCAGCTGCGGGACTCGCTGGAGCAAGCGGCGCGTTCTAATGCCGAAACGCGGACGCTGCTGCGGATGCGTTAG
- a CDS encoding GH32 C-terminal domain-containing protein, whose amino-acid sequence MDRKVHRPELHFAPEEGVVEAPAGVLLNDKVWHLWFQYRRSVDGPFRWGHNVSEDTPFDWLECDDALGPNEEEKTVRAGSVAAIDDSVCLYYTSVTADETRIELARYIDFNDACELSDDCTVLDQNVERVAVVADDSTAEGFHSFRSPCVVPDWAGEDRQEPHSGWLMLALTGDLDDPRPVVLKSEDGKDWSFVGPVTFDGDSGFAAHDGALPPVVSPRILRLRDEVDGKIYDVVLVTLEVDQQGEISGYVVGELEGSVFHVSQPFQRVDFGHDFTRPRNVNYTEGTIDKATRYDAALLFGLLNGHGRRDEPAAHPSLTAEGWANALSLPRRVSLQGGKLFQTPPNGLPDAVADSRYARMWTGLMDVPEGSKVTVELLNERGNPAAVIEHVGETLTLDRSMGVAFDARYANEPKAQAHLDEGDSDSLTIIVDGSTVEVFADSGQVAMASRVYFVGGCSGFRVTTEGDAEILREFERAGA is encoded by the coding sequence ATGGATCGAAAAGTTCACCGACCGGAATTGCACTTCGCGCCGGAGGAGGGTGTGGTCGAAGCACCCGCCGGAGTCTTGCTCAACGACAAGGTATGGCACCTGTGGTTCCAGTACCGCCGCAGCGTGGACGGCCCGTTCCGCTGGGGACACAACGTCTCCGAGGACACTCCCTTTGACTGGCTGGAGTGCGACGACGCGCTCGGCCCGAACGAGGAGGAAAAGACCGTCCGCGCCGGCTCGGTGGCGGCTATCGATGACTCGGTGTGCCTCTACTACACCTCGGTGACCGCCGACGAGACCCGCATCGAGCTGGCCCGCTACATCGACTTCAACGACGCCTGCGAGCTGTCGGACGACTGCACGGTCCTCGACCAGAACGTCGAGCGCGTCGCCGTGGTGGCCGACGATTCCACCGCCGAAGGTTTCCACTCGTTCCGCTCCCCCTGCGTCGTGCCCGATTGGGCCGGCGAAGACCGCCAGGAGCCGCACTCCGGCTGGCTGATGCTCGCGCTGACCGGCGACCTCGACGATCCGCGCCCGGTCGTGCTCAAGAGTGAAGACGGCAAGGACTGGTCGTTCGTGGGCCCAGTGACCTTCGACGGCGATTCCGGCTTCGCCGCCCACGACGGCGCGCTGCCGCCGGTGGTCTCGCCGCGCATCCTGCGCCTGCGCGACGAAGTGGACGGCAAGATCTACGACGTCGTGCTAGTCACCCTCGAGGTCGATCAGCAGGGCGAGATCTCCGGCTACGTCGTCGGCGAGCTGGAAGGCTCCGTCTTCCACGTCTCCCAGCCGTTCCAGCGCGTGGACTTCGGGCACGACTTCACCCGCCCGCGCAACGTCAACTACACCGAGGGCACCATCGACAAGGCCACGCGTTACGATGCCGCGCTCCTCTTCGGCCTGTTAAACGGCCACGGCCGCCGCGACGAGCCGGCCGCGCACCCGTCGCTGACCGCGGAAGGCTGGGCCAACGCGCTGTCGCTGCCCCGCCGGGTGAGCCTGCAGGGCGGCAAGCTGTTCCAGACGCCGCCGAACGGGCTTCCCGATGCGGTGGCCGACTCGCGGTACGCCCGCATGTGGACCGGGCTGATGGACGTGCCGGAGGGCTCCAAGGTCACCGTCGAGCTGCTCAACGAGCGCGGCAACCCGGCCGCCGTCATCGAGCACGTGGGCGAGACCCTCACCCTGGATCGCTCCATGGGTGTCGCGTTCGACGCGCGCTACGCCAACGAGCCGAAGGCCCAGGCCCACCTGGACGAGGGCGATTCCGACTCGCTGACCATCATCGTCGACGGCTCCACCGTCGAGGTTTTCGCCGACAGCGGCCAGGTGGCCATGGCATCGCGCGTGTACTTCGTCGGCGGTTGCTCCGGCTTCCGCGTCACCACCGAGGGCGACGCGGAGATTTTGCGCGAGTTCGAACGTGCGGGAGCGTAA
- the dapE gene encoding succinyl-diaminopimelate desuccinylase, which yields MTTCQKLDLHADPVELTRQLIDIPSPSHSEEAIADAIEAALRALADAPEEASGRLEIARFGNTVCARTHRGASDRVVLAGHIDTVPIADNVPHHMGKDDSGEDVIFGCGAVDMKSGLAVYLNAFAQLWDAAELAHDLTLIAYDGEEIASRYNGLGHLQRDHPEWLEADFALLGEPSGGMVEAGCQGTIRLRVTAHGTRAHSARAWLGHNAAHDLAPVMTRIAEYQPRRITIDGCEYREGLNIVHLESGVATNTLPDEAWMFVNFRYAPDRSLDQAMDHMLEALGLDRGQENPGGEKEAAPGEVTYEVDDAVGGALPGLGQPAAQALIDAVGGNVRAKFGWTDVARFSAQGVPAVNFGSGDPGYAHKEDEQCPVTQITELAQSLRDYLTA from the coding sequence GTGACTACTTGCCAGAAACTCGACCTGCACGCCGACCCGGTGGAGCTGACCCGCCAGCTCATCGACATCCCCAGCCCCTCCCACAGCGAGGAGGCCATCGCCGACGCCATCGAGGCCGCGTTGCGTGCGCTTGCCGATGCCCCGGAAGAAGCATCCGGCCGCCTCGAGATCGCCCGCTTCGGCAACACCGTGTGCGCCCGCACCCACCGCGGAGCCAGCGACCGCGTGGTGCTTGCCGGGCACATCGACACGGTGCCGATTGCGGACAACGTCCCGCACCACATGGGAAAAGACGACTCCGGCGAGGACGTCATCTTCGGCTGCGGCGCGGTCGACATGAAGTCCGGCCTGGCGGTCTACCTGAACGCGTTCGCGCAGCTGTGGGACGCCGCGGAGCTCGCGCACGATCTCACCCTCATCGCCTACGACGGCGAGGAGATCGCCTCGCGCTACAACGGGCTGGGCCACCTGCAGCGCGATCACCCGGAGTGGCTGGAGGCGGACTTCGCGCTGTTGGGCGAGCCGTCCGGCGGCATGGTGGAGGCCGGCTGCCAGGGCACCATCCGCCTGCGTGTGACTGCCCACGGCACCCGCGCGCACTCCGCCCGCGCCTGGCTGGGCCACAACGCCGCCCACGACCTGGCGCCGGTGATGACCCGCATCGCCGAGTACCAGCCGCGACGGATCACCATCGACGGCTGCGAGTACCGCGAGGGGCTCAACATCGTGCACCTGGAGTCCGGCGTGGCCACCAACACCCTGCCGGATGAGGCGTGGATGTTCGTGAACTTCCGCTACGCGCCGGATCGCTCGCTCGACCAAGCCATGGACCACATGCTCGAGGCCCTGGGGCTAGACCGCGGGCAGGAAAACCCGGGCGGGGAGAAGGAGGCGGCCCCCGGTGAGGTGACCTATGAGGTCGACGACGCCGTCGGCGGCGCCCTGCCGGGGCTGGGGCAGCCGGCCGCGCAGGCGCTTATCGATGCCGTGGGAGGCAACGTCCGCGCCAAATTCGGCTGGACCGACGTCGCTCGCTTCTCCGCGCAAGGCGTGCCGGCGGTGAACTTCGGTTCTGGCGACCCGGGCTATGCCCACAAGGAAGACGAGCAGTGCCCGGTCACCCAGATCACCGAGCTGGCGCAATCCCTGCGGGACTACCTGACCGCCTAA
- a CDS encoding DivIVA domain-containing protein has protein sequence MLSWIFLILILAAFVVIGTWSFTYFFGGEKVMPARPDLEVDLNAHNAQAVRQGDFGAVAFDVVPRGYRQDQVDALLHELAAQRNPHAAAEKG, from the coding sequence ATGCTGTCCTGGATTTTCCTCATCCTGATCCTTGCCGCCTTCGTCGTCATCGGCACGTGGAGCTTTACCTACTTCTTCGGCGGCGAGAAGGTCATGCCGGCCCGCCCCGACCTGGAGGTGGATCTCAACGCGCACAATGCCCAGGCGGTACGGCAGGGTGATTTCGGCGCCGTCGCATTCGACGTCGTCCCGCGCGGCTACCGGCAAGACCAGGTGGATGCGCTGCTCCACGAGCTGGCCGCCCAGCGCAATCCACACGCGGCGGCCGAAAAGGGCTAA
- a CDS encoding anti-sigma factor family protein, translating to MFSQKPRQDAPVSDPIGHLGPEALAAYVDGEMDRKSMRRADYHFARCAECRTEVLAQKGASEWLKRSTDTSQVHASAELLAKLTHLDEAAAQDAHPTQPKPRRSKLSALGALARAFTSHPRPISEPRRPKG from the coding sequence ATGTTCAGCCAGAAACCGCGCCAGGACGCGCCCGTATCGGATCCGATCGGCCACCTCGGCCCGGAAGCACTCGCCGCATACGTGGACGGGGAGATGGACCGCAAGTCCATGCGCCGCGCCGACTACCACTTCGCCCGCTGCGCCGAATGCCGCACGGAGGTGCTCGCCCAGAAGGGGGCATCTGAGTGGCTCAAGCGCTCCACGGACACCAGCCAAGTGCATGCGTCCGCGGAGCTTCTGGCCAAGCTCACCCACCTCGACGAGGCGGCCGCGCAGGACGCGCACCCCACCCAGCCGAAACCGCGGCGCTCCAAGTTATCTGCTCTGGGCGCCCTCGCGCGTGCCTTCACGAGCCACCCACGGCCGATCTCCGAGCCCCGCCGGCCCAAGGGCTAA
- a CDS encoding methyltransferase domain-containing protein, with the protein MLADVIHALADPNDGTDLQGADDFRRLVSTSGHSYDVAKQGYVTLAPGAGLKHEGDDIDMVNAREAYLSRGHFAPFVEAVTDAVQDVVEHRELGDAAVPTFLEVGAGTGYYLSHTLDSIDGSCGIGLDVSVPAAKHLAKCHSRVGAVVADVWERLPLRDNSVDAITVIFAPRNPAEFQRVLAPGGEVVVLTPGAGHLDELREPLGILGVEDGKVERMYEQAAGYLEQAAEPQDISFPITLDRESIKAQVGMSPSARHIEPAELERRVQALPDQLTVTAHARLDRLRAAA; encoded by the coding sequence ATGCTTGCTGATGTAATCCACGCTCTCGCCGATCCGAACGACGGAACCGATCTTCAAGGCGCGGATGACTTCCGCCGCTTGGTTTCTACCTCGGGGCATTCCTACGACGTGGCCAAGCAGGGCTACGTCACCTTGGCTCCGGGGGCTGGGCTCAAGCACGAGGGCGACGATATCGACATGGTCAACGCCCGCGAGGCGTACCTGTCCCGCGGCCACTTCGCCCCCTTCGTGGAGGCGGTGACGGACGCCGTGCAGGACGTGGTGGAGCACCGCGAGCTTGGCGATGCCGCGGTGCCGACCTTCCTCGAAGTCGGCGCCGGCACCGGCTACTACCTGTCGCACACCCTGGATTCCATCGACGGCTCGTGCGGCATCGGGCTGGACGTGTCCGTCCCAGCCGCAAAACACCTGGCTAAGTGCCACTCGCGGGTGGGCGCAGTGGTCGCCGACGTGTGGGAGCGCCTCCCGCTGCGCGACAACTCGGTGGACGCTATTACCGTCATCTTCGCGCCGCGCAACCCAGCCGAGTTCCAGCGCGTCCTTGCACCCGGCGGGGAAGTGGTGGTGCTGACCCCGGGCGCTGGCCACTTGGATGAGCTGCGCGAGCCGCTCGGCATTCTGGGCGTGGAAGACGGCAAGGTTGAGCGGATGTACGAGCAGGCGGCGGGCTACCTCGAACAGGCCGCCGAGCCGCAGGACATCTCGTTCCCCATCACCTTGGACCGTGAGTCCATCAAGGCCCAGGTGGGCATGAGCCCCTCGGCCCGCCACATTGAGCCGGCTGAGCTGGAGCGCCGCGTGCAGGCGCTGCCCGATCAGCTCACGGTCACCGCACACGCGCGGCTGGACCGCCTGCGCGCCGCCGCGTAA
- a CDS encoding O-methyltransferase — MSTTAFDALSNYIQHTTECSPALRDAYAHAEEYSLTVPDFPTGQLLSTLAAASTGHRGQTEKAQVVAATPAVSVAGLYLLEGLGQSGSLTCIDPEAEHQNHARELFRSAGYSTSRVRFLPSRPLDVMSRLANDAYQVIYADVAAPDLKATVEAAWPLLAPHGTLVLAGSLLDGTVADDTRTDRDTASAREADAVVRDLAQADSGAAAQATVTRLPLGAGVTLVTKR, encoded by the coding sequence GTGAGTACTACCGCCTTCGATGCACTGAGCAACTACATCCAGCACACCACCGAGTGTTCCCCGGCCCTGCGCGACGCCTACGCGCATGCGGAGGAATACTCGCTGACGGTGCCCGACTTCCCCACCGGCCAGCTGCTCAGCACCCTTGCCGCCGCCTCCACCGGCCACCGCGGCCAGACGGAGAAGGCGCAAGTGGTCGCCGCCACCCCGGCGGTCTCCGTCGCGGGGCTGTATCTTCTGGAGGGCCTCGGGCAGTCCGGTTCGCTTACCTGCATCGACCCGGAGGCCGAGCACCAGAACCACGCCCGCGAGCTGTTCCGGTCGGCCGGCTATTCCACCTCCCGCGTGCGCTTTTTGCCCTCCCGCCCGCTCGACGTGATGTCCCGCCTGGCCAATGACGCCTACCAGGTCATCTACGCCGACGTCGCGGCCCCGGATCTGAAGGCCACCGTGGAGGCCGCGTGGCCGCTGCTCGCCCCGCACGGCACGCTGGTGCTCGCCGGCTCGCTTCTCGATGGCACCGTGGCCGACGACACCCGCACCGACCGCGACACCGCCAGCGCCCGTGAGGCTGACGCTGTCGTGCGCGATCTGGCGCAGGCGGACTCCGGCGCAGCCGCCCAGGCCACCGTCACCCGCCTCCCCCTCGGCGCGGGCGTGACCTTGGTGACCAAGCGTTAG